The Streptomyces puniciscabiei genomic interval CTCCGTGGGGACTTGACCCTTGGCCCACAGATACGCGCCGCGTGCGCCGAGCGTTCAGCGGGCCGGCCTCACAGTCCAGCGGAATCCAGCGCGGACTGTAGTGACTGCTTGTATCCGGTGCTGGTGTACGTGGCGCCCGACACCATGTCGATGTCCGCGCTCTGCGCCGCCAGTGCCTCGCGCCGCAGCTGGGGCAGCGCGTAGCTGTTGATCTCCTGGTCGCGCGGGTTGTCCGACGGGTACTGCACCGCCGTCACGTCCGTGAGCCTGCCGCTCACGATCGTCACCCGCACCTGGACCGGGCCCCAGCGGGTCTGCACGGTGTCGCCGGTGGCGGTCCTGGAGCCGGTCTTCGTACTGGAGGAGGAGCCGCTCGACGAGCCCGAGCCGCTCGACGGGGCCGAACTGCTCGACACGGAGGGCGACTTGGTGTCGGCCGTGGCCAGCACGGGGCTCGTGTGCGGCTTCAGCGAGAGCAGCAGCACCATCCCGGAGACGGTCGCGGCGCTCGCCAGCACGATGCGGCGCAGGGGACGGCTCTTCTTCAACGCGTGCACGTCGACAACCTCACAGCTCGAACGACTCGTGGTGGATACGGCGGTCCGGGACCCCGGCCGCCCGCAGTGCCTCGTACACGTCCTGCGCGAAGCCGTGCGGCCCGCATATGTAGACGTCGTGGCCCGCGAGGCCCGGGAAGGTGGCGCGCAGCGACTCCGCCGTGATGGCCGGGTGCTCGCCCTCAGGGCCGTTGAGCGCGTACAGCACCTGTGCGCCGCGCCAGCGGGCGATCGCCTCCAGCTCCGCGCCGAGCGCCAGGTCCTCGGTACGGCGCGCCCGGTACAGCAGAGTGACCTCGCCGGGCAGCGTCTCGAACAGCGCGCGCAGCGGGGTGATGCCGACGCCGGCCGCGATCAGCAGGGAGTGGTGGCTGGTGGCCCGGTCGGCGGTCAGCGAGCCGTACGGGCCCTCCGCCCACACCCGGGTGCCGGGCCGCAGCAGGGCGACGGCCGCGCTGTGGTCGCCCAGCGCCTTGACCGTGATGCGCATCAGATCCGGGCGCGGCGGCGCCGACAGGGAGTACGGCGTCGAGGTCCAGCGCAGGCCCTCGCCGAGGAACCGCCAGCGGAAGAACTGCCCCGCCCGCGCCCCCAGCTCGTCCAGGTGCCGCCCGCGTACGACGACCGAGTACACACCCGGTGCCTCCCTGTGCACCGAGTCCACACGCAGCTGGTGGCGCCGGTTGAGGCGGACCGGGGCGAGCACGCGGAACCACAGCACCAGGGCAGCGACGCCCAGGTAGAGCGCGTACCAGACGGCGGTGGCGACCGGCTTGCCGTTGAACTCGTTCCCCAGCGTCAGCTGGTGGAAGAAGGCCAGGAAGACGGCCGCGTACGTCAGCAGGTGGACGTAGTACCAGAACTCGTGGCTCGTGCGGCGGCGCACGGCCCGGGCCGAGGTGATGCCGACCGCGAAGAGGATCACCGTGCCGGTGGTGGCCTTCAGCATGTCCGGATAGTCCAGGACGACGGTCACCGCCTCGTGCCAGAGCGAGGCCCGGTCCTGGGCGGCGTACCCGGTGAGGATCAGCACGATGTGCGCTACGAGCAGGCAGACCGTGTACCGGCCGGCCATCGCGTGCCAGCGGGCCACCCGGTCCGAGCCGATCCGCCGCTCCAGCAGCGGCACCCGCGCCATCAGGCCGACCAGCACCGCGCAGGCGTACCCGCACAGCAGCCCGGCGATCCGCCCGGCGCCGGTCAGCCAGCCGGCCGTACCGACCACGGATCCGGTGTCCGCCCACCAGAGCGCGACCACGGCCGCCGCCCCGGCACACAGCGCGGCCAGCACGGGCCCCGCGGGGGAGCGCCGCGCGGTCACGGGCGGGGCCGCCCGCCGCACATCCACGGTGGTCATCAGTCGCCGTCCCTTCGTCCGTCGTACCGGGCCACTGTGCGGCGGAAAGCTCTGAGCGACCTCTGAGAAAGGCCCTGACCAGGCCCTTTCAGAGCGGACTGAGAGCGGGTTCTCATCCTGTGCTCAGCGGCACGGTGAGGGCACTCAGAGAAAACTCAGAGGGGAGGCGGTCCCTCGCACCCCTCTTCAGGGGTGATGCTGGAAGGCGCGATGAACACCACCCGTTCCGGCCGCCCGGCCCTCACCCGACCCGACGGCACCCGCGTGCGCGTCCTCGTCGTCGACGACGACCCCGACCTCGCGGAGGTCCTCACCGGCGCCCTGCGCTACGAGGGCTGGGAGGTGCGCGCCGCCGGGGACGGCGCCTCCGCCCTCACCACCGCGCGCGAGCTGCTGCCCGACGCCGTCGTCCTGGACGTGATGCTCCCGGACACCGACGGCTTCACCGTGCTGCGCCGGCTGCACGAGGTGAAGCCCGACGTCTGTGTGCTCTTCCTCACCGCCCGGGACGCGGTCGAGGACCGGATCGCGGGCATCACGGCGGGCGGTGACGACTACGTCACCAAGCCCTTCAGCCTGGAGGAGGTCGTGGCCCGGCTGCGCGGCCTGCTGCGCCGCGCGGGCATGGCCCGGCAGCAGGAGGAGGGGCCCCGGCTGGTCGTCGGTGACCTGGTGATGGACGAGGAAGCCCGCGAGGTCAGCCGGGCCGGCGAACTGATCGAACTCTCGCCCACCGAGTTCGAGCTCCTCCGCTTCCTCATGCGCAACCCGCGGCGCGTGCTCAGCAAGGCGCAGATCCTCGACCGGGTCTGGTCCTACGACTTCGGCGGCCGGGCCCATGTGGTCGAGCTGTACATCTCCTACCTGCGCAAGAAGGTCGACGCGGGCCGCGAGCCCATGATCCACACCGTGCGCGGCGCGGGCTACGTCCTGAAACCGGTGGCCAAGTGAGCCGCCTGCACCTGCGTGACCGTCTGTCCCGGCTGCCCCGCCCCCGCACCCTGCGCGCCCGGCTCACCGCCGGCCTGGTGGTGCTGCTCGCGATCAGCTGCGCCGCGGTCGGCGCGGCCGCCGTCGTCGAGCTGAACGGCTTTCTCACCCGCCGGCTCGACCAGCAGATCCTGCAGGCCGGACCGGCCTTCCCGCAGAGCCTGGAGCACGGCACCTACCAGCCCGCGAAGCCCTCGGACCAGGACGGCGACGAGCACGGCGACACCCGCCGCCAGGCCGCCGAGACGTTCGGTGCCCGTCTGCTGGACGGCCGGGTCACCAACGCGGCCGTGGTGCCCGCCGGCGACCGGCAGGACCCTCGGATCACCCTGACCGCCGCGGACCGCGCGGCCCTGGCCAGGCTTCCGGTGGACGGCCGGGGCCACACCGTGTGCCTGTCGCACCTGCACGGCTACCGGCTGATGGCGTGGCGGGGCAAGGATGGCGACGTCCTGGTGACGGGCCTGCCGACGGAGCCGGTACGGGCCGCGGTTACCCGCCTCGAACTGGTCGCCGTGGTCGTCCTCGGCCTGGCCCTGACCGTCGCCGGGGTGGCCGGGGCGCTGTGGGTCCGCTGGTCGCTGCGCCCGCTGAGCCGGGTCGCCGCGACCGCTACCCGGGTCAGCGAGCTGCCCCTGGCCAGCGGTGAGGTGGCGCTGCCGCCGCGCACCCCGGACCTCGACCCGCGCAGCGAGGTCGGCCAGGTGGCGGCGGCGTTCAACCGCATGCTCCGGCACGTCGAGGACGCCCTGACCAAACGGCACGCCAGCGAGGAGCGGCTGCGCCGCTTCGCCGCCGACGCCAGCCACGAGCTGCGCACCCCGGTCGCCTCGATCCGCGGCCATGCCGAGCTGGCCCTGCTGCACCCCGGCCCGGTACCGCCGGAGGTCACCCGCGCCCTGCAGCGCATCACGGCCGAGTCCGCCCGCATGGGGGAGATGGTCGACGACCTCCTGCTGCTCGCCCGCCTCGACGCGGGCCGCCCCCTGGAACGCCGGCCCGTCGACCTGACCCACCTGGTCCTGGACGCGGTCACCGACGCCCGCGCCACCGGCCCGGACCACCGCTGGACCCTGGACCTGCCCGAGGACCCGGTGACGGTCCCGGGCGACGCCCACCGCCTCCAACAGGTGTTGGCCAACCTGTTGGCCAACGCTCGTGTGCACACACCCGTTGGCACCAAGGTGACCGTGACGCTCGAGACCGGCACCGACGCGGCCGTCCTGTCCGTCCACGACGACGGACCCGGCGTTCCCGAGGACGTCCAGCCCGGCGTCTTCGAACGCTTCACCCGGGCCGAACACCGCCGCCCCACCGGCACCTCCGGCTCCGGCACGGGCCTCGGCCTGTCGATCGTGGCGGCGGTGGCAGAGGCGCACGGGGGGACGGTGGGGCTGGAGAGCAGACCGGGATCCACCACGTTCACGGTG includes:
- a CDS encoding FMN-binding protein, translated to MHALKKSRPLRRIVLASAATVSGMVLLLSLKPHTSPVLATADTKSPSVSSSSAPSSGSGSSSGSSSSTKTGSRTATGDTVQTRWGPVQVRVTIVSGRLTDVTAVQYPSDNPRDQEINSYALPQLRREALAAQSADIDMVSGATYTSTGYKQSLQSALDSAGL
- a CDS encoding ferredoxin reductase family protein; translated protein: MTTVDVRRAAPPVTARRSPAGPVLAALCAGAAAVVALWWADTGSVVGTAGWLTGAGRIAGLLCGYACAVLVGLMARVPLLERRIGSDRVARWHAMAGRYTVCLLVAHIVLILTGYAAQDRASLWHEAVTVVLDYPDMLKATTGTVILFAVGITSARAVRRRTSHEFWYYVHLLTYAAVFLAFFHQLTLGNEFNGKPVATAVWYALYLGVAALVLWFRVLAPVRLNRRHQLRVDSVHREAPGVYSVVVRGRHLDELGARAGQFFRWRFLGEGLRWTSTPYSLSAPPRPDLMRITVKALGDHSAAVALLRPGTRVWAEGPYGSLTADRATSHHSLLIAAGVGITPLRALFETLPGEVTLLYRARRTEDLALGAELEAIARWRGAQVLYALNGPEGEHPAITAESLRATFPGLAGHDVYICGPHGFAQDVYEALRAAGVPDRRIHHESFEL
- a CDS encoding response regulator transcription factor, with the protein product MNTTRSGRPALTRPDGTRVRVLVVDDDPDLAEVLTGALRYEGWEVRAAGDGASALTTARELLPDAVVLDVMLPDTDGFTVLRRLHEVKPDVCVLFLTARDAVEDRIAGITAGGDDYVTKPFSLEEVVARLRGLLRRAGMARQQEEGPRLVVGDLVMDEEAREVSRAGELIELSPTEFELLRFLMRNPRRVLSKAQILDRVWSYDFGGRAHVVELYISYLRKKVDAGREPMIHTVRGAGYVLKPVAK
- a CDS encoding sensor histidine kinase, translated to MSRLHLRDRLSRLPRPRTLRARLTAGLVVLLAISCAAVGAAAVVELNGFLTRRLDQQILQAGPAFPQSLEHGTYQPAKPSDQDGDEHGDTRRQAAETFGARLLDGRVTNAAVVPAGDRQDPRITLTAADRAALARLPVDGRGHTVCLSHLHGYRLMAWRGKDGDVLVTGLPTEPVRAAVTRLELVAVVVLGLALTVAGVAGALWVRWSLRPLSRVAATATRVSELPLASGEVALPPRTPDLDPRSEVGQVAAAFNRMLRHVEDALTKRHASEERLRRFAADASHELRTPVASIRGHAELALLHPGPVPPEVTRALQRITAESARMGEMVDDLLLLARLDAGRPLERRPVDLTHLVLDAVTDARATGPDHRWTLDLPEDPVTVPGDAHRLQQVLANLLANARVHTPVGTKVTVTLETGTDAAVLSVHDDGPGVPEDVQPGVFERFTRAEHRRPTGTSGSGTGLGLSIVAAVAEAHGGTVGLESRPGSTTFTVRLPAS